From Algoriphagus sp. NG3, the proteins below share one genomic window:
- the atpH gene encoding ATP synthase F1 subunit delta produces MSNQRVASRYAKSIMELSLEKGRLEEVHQDFERLTALAASNHELALVLKNPVVNSEKKMNVLKALFPQSDPLTMTFFEIVSRKNREEILLDVAKEFEAQYNLHHSIQVAEVITTFPIDDKLRKEFADVVKEISGKRSVQLVEKINPDLVGGYILTVNDRQLDESLSSKLRQLKTQFTQNHYESKI; encoded by the coding sequence ATGTCAAACCAGAGAGTAGCATCCCGCTATGCCAAGTCTATCATGGAACTTTCGTTGGAAAAAGGAAGACTGGAAGAGGTGCATCAGGATTTTGAGCGATTGACCGCTTTGGCTGCGAGTAACCACGAGCTTGCATTGGTTCTGAAAAACCCTGTGGTCAACTCAGAAAAGAAAATGAATGTGCTTAAGGCACTTTTTCCTCAATCAGATCCTCTTACGATGACCTTCTTTGAGATTGTCTCCCGTAAGAATAGAGAAGAAATTCTTCTTGATGTAGCAAAGGAATTTGAAGCGCAGTATAATCTGCACCATTCTATACAAGTGGCCGAGGTGATCACTACCTTTCCTATTGATGACAAACTTCGTAAGGAGTTTGCCGATGTGGTGAAGGAAATTTCGGGCAAGCGGTCTGTACAATTGGTAGAAAAAATAAATCCAGACTTGGTAGGTGGATATATTTTGACAGTAAATGACCGTCAACTAGACGAGTCATTGAGTAGCAAACTGAGACAGTTGAAAACTCAGTTTACCCAAAATCATTACGAAAGTAAAATCTAA
- the atpB gene encoding F0F1 ATP synthase subunit A codes for MTRKFLSLSVLLSAFLLMFSSLSFAAGADSEDGGEDPTGFIMHHIKDSHEWHFFNIGHTHVTLSLPVIVYSADRGLEIFNSSDFQNHETHAFGEEYAHEGYFIDSHDHMGRVDGASFTDLSITKNVAMMFLVIAVVLIFTLSAAGHYKKNGAVTPKGAAAFVEPIVIFVRDEIAQKAIGPKYKKFVPYLLTLFFFIWIGNLIGLLPGAANLTGNIAVTATLAVLTFIIVNVNGNKDYWKHVFMTPGVPIPLLLVIVPVEIIGLFTKPFALMVRLFVAITAGHIVILAFIALVFIFQSYSIGVVSTLMVTFINMIELLVATIQAYVFTLFTAMYIGSAVAEHAHDEAH; via the coding sequence ATGACGCGCAAATTTCTTTCCCTAAGTGTTTTATTGTCAGCGTTTTTGCTGATGTTCTCCAGTCTGTCATTTGCAGCTGGGGCTGATTCTGAAGATGGAGGTGAAGATCCTACAGGGTTTATCATGCACCACATCAAGGACTCCCATGAGTGGCATTTTTTTAATATTGGGCATACCCATGTGACTCTTTCCTTGCCGGTGATAGTATATTCTGCTGACAGAGGTCTGGAGATTTTTAATTCTTCGGATTTTCAAAATCATGAGACACATGCTTTCGGAGAGGAATATGCCCACGAGGGTTATTTCATTGATTCCCATGATCATATGGGGAGAGTTGATGGGGCTTCTTTTACGGATTTATCGATTACCAAAAACGTTGCCATGATGTTTTTAGTGATTGCGGTAGTTTTGATTTTTACCCTTTCAGCAGCAGGGCACTATAAGAAAAACGGAGCGGTAACGCCAAAAGGTGCGGCAGCTTTTGTGGAGCCAATAGTAATTTTCGTAAGAGATGAGATTGCACAAAAAGCTATAGGCCCTAAGTATAAAAAGTTTGTGCCTTACTTGCTTACGCTTTTCTTTTTCATTTGGATAGGTAACTTGATCGGGCTTCTGCCTGGTGCGGCTAACTTGACAGGGAACATAGCGGTGACCGCTACCCTTGCGGTATTGACCTTCATCATTGTGAATGTGAATGGGAATAAGGATTACTGGAAGCACGTGTTTATGACCCCGGGTGTTCCTATTCCTTTGTTGCTTGTGATTGTCCCGGTAGAAATAATCGGTTTGTTTACCAAGCCGTTTGCATTGATGGTACGTCTTTTTGTAGCGATCACTGCAGGTCACATTGTAATCTTGGCATTTATCGCCTTGGTGTTTATTTTTCAGTCTTATTCTATAGGAGTGGTAAGTACACTGATGGTGACCTTTATCAATATGATTGAATTACTGGTAGCCACTATTCAGGCATATGTATTCACATTGTTTACAGCAATGTATATTGGTTCTGCAGTCGCAGAGCATGCCCATGATGAGGCGCATTAA
- a CDS encoding ATP-binding protein, with amino-acid sequence MKYQLPLNPFPTTGYYGPNYFCNRELESKKLTQLLTNGQSCLLIGNRRLGKTALILHVKGLLPKDWRFIYLDILSTENELQFLNALGGAVLQNFSETDTLGKKVWEFIKSLRPIISFDQLNGLPQVSFQTTATEKPTKDILVFLAQLENPTVIAIDEFQQIHEYPEKNTDAWLRSAIQQLQNVCFLFSGSRQSILTEMFSDPSRPFYKSASPIKLEKIELGEYRNFIIKTFGKHGKDLSEELAEQILGWTKCYTYYVQLLCNRLFQHQKKSYVQEDWQSCAKHILDENETFFLYYRTLLRTQQWKLLVAIAKTGTVYAPTSKDFILKNRLGSSATVFKSLDSLLEKELIFKEYDPKGNLYYEVYDVFFERWIQSTY; translated from the coding sequence ATGAAATATCAACTCCCTCTCAATCCCTTCCCTACAACTGGATACTATGGACCAAACTATTTCTGTAATAGAGAGCTAGAAAGTAAAAAGCTAACTCAATTGTTGACGAATGGGCAATCTTGTTTACTGATAGGAAACCGGAGATTAGGCAAAACTGCATTGATTCTTCATGTCAAGGGACTCCTCCCGAAAGATTGGAGGTTTATTTACTTGGACATCTTATCTACAGAAAATGAGCTTCAGTTTTTGAATGCGCTGGGAGGAGCGGTGCTCCAAAACTTTTCTGAAACAGACACACTCGGGAAGAAAGTTTGGGAATTCATCAAGAGTTTAAGGCCAATTATCTCCTTTGACCAATTAAACGGACTTCCTCAGGTAAGCTTTCAAACCACGGCGACTGAAAAGCCAACAAAGGATATTCTGGTATTTTTGGCACAACTAGAAAACCCCACAGTTATCGCCATTGATGAGTTTCAACAAATACATGAATACCCTGAGAAAAATACTGACGCATGGTTAAGATCAGCAATTCAACAATTACAAAATGTTTGCTTTTTGTTTTCAGGAAGTAGGCAGTCAATTTTAACCGAAATGTTTTCTGATCCATCCAGACCATTTTATAAAAGTGCCAGCCCAATCAAACTTGAGAAAATCGAACTAGGTGAATACAGAAATTTTATAATTAAAACTTTTGGTAAACATGGAAAAGATCTTTCAGAAGAGCTAGCTGAACAGATTCTTGGCTGGACCAAGTGTTATACTTATTATGTTCAGCTCCTATGCAATAGACTTTTTCAGCACCAAAAGAAAAGCTATGTGCAAGAAGATTGGCAATCCTGCGCTAAGCATATTTTAGATGAAAATGAAACCTTTTTTCTCTATTACAGAACGCTTTTAAGAACTCAGCAATGGAAGCTTCTGGTAGCAATAGCTAAAACAGGAACTGTGTATGCTCCCACATCTAAAGATTTTATCTTAAAGAATCGTCTAGGTAGTTCGGCTACGGTATTCAAATCTCTTGATTCCTTACTGGAAAAAGAATTGATTTTCAAGGAATATGATCCAAAAGGAAATCTCTATTATGAAGTTTATGATGTGTTCTTCGAAAGATGGATTCAGAGCACCTATTGA
- a CDS encoding GDSL-type esterase/lipase family protein — protein MKKLNLLLVALLAFANVSFAQEPIKIACVGNSITQGPGRDNPDSYPLQMQAILGDAYEVANFGVSGRTLLRKGDYPYWNEPQFQQVKDFNADILVIMLGTNDSKPQNWQYASEFRQDYLDMIAEFKKTMPADGKVYVIMPVPVTRENFGITPEVMNNEQRMMIVDIARDSGSELIDLYTPLMNKTELLPDGVHPNTEGLGIMASVIARAIRL, from the coding sequence ATGAAAAAACTGAATTTACTTTTAGTAGCTCTTTTGGCTTTTGCCAATGTATCTTTTGCGCAAGAACCCATCAAAATCGCCTGCGTGGGCAACAGCATTACCCAAGGGCCAGGAAGAGATAATCCGGACAGTTACCCGCTGCAGATGCAGGCAATACTTGGTGATGCTTATGAAGTGGCAAATTTCGGCGTAAGTGGAAGAACACTTCTCCGCAAAGGGGATTACCCATATTGGAACGAGCCGCAGTTTCAGCAAGTGAAGGATTTCAATGCGGACATCCTGGTAATTATGCTAGGCACAAATGACTCCAAGCCCCAGAACTGGCAGTATGCCTCGGAATTCAGACAGGATTACCTGGATATGATCGCCGAGTTTAAGAAGACTATGCCTGCCGACGGCAAAGTTTATGTAATCATGCCCGTGCCGGTAACCCGTGAGAACTTCGGAATCACTCCTGAAGTGATGAACAATGAGCAGCGCATGATGATCGTGGATATCGCCAGAGATTCAGGTTCCGAACTGATTGATCTCTACACTCCGCTAATGAATAAAACTGAATTGCTTCCTGATGGGGTACATCCGAATACCGAAGGATTAGGAATCATGGCTAGTGTGATCGCAAGGGCGATTAGGCTGTAG
- a CDS encoding AtpZ/AtpI family protein, whose protein sequence is MNPKHKYTKPNNTPVYVKYIGLSFQLFGIIGGGTWLGWWLHQRSGYKFPVWLLVFCFFSIAIAFYQLWVSIRKDK, encoded by the coding sequence ATGAACCCGAAACACAAATATACCAAACCAAACAATACTCCTGTCTATGTAAAGTACATTGGGCTTTCTTTCCAACTTTTTGGAATAATCGGAGGCGGAACGTGGCTGGGTTGGTGGCTTCACCAGCGGAGTGGTTATAAATTCCCAGTTTGGTTACTGGTTTTTTGTTTTTTCTCTATTGCTATAGCTTTTTACCAACTTTGGGTTTCTATCCGTAAGGATAAGTAG
- the atpA gene encoding F0F1 ATP synthase subunit alpha, giving the protein MADVRPDEVSAILREQLSGARTEAELEEVGTVLQVGDGVARIYGLSMAQSGELLEFDNGLKAMVLNLEEDNVGAVIFGDSKSVKEGDTVKRTKRIASIQAGEGMLGRVVDTLGNPIDGKGPISGELYEMPLERKAPGVIYRQPVTEPLQTGIKSIDAMIPIGRGQRELVIGDRQTGKTAVVIDAILNQKEFYDKGEPVFCIYVAIGQKASTVAGVVAALEKGGALPYTVIVAAPASDPAPMQFFAPFTGASIGEFFRDTGRPALVVYDDLSKQAVAYREVSLLLRRPPGREAYPGDVFYLHSRLLERAAKINKSDKIAQEMNDLPDSIKHLVKGGGSLTALPIIETQAGDVSAYIPTNVISITDGQIFLETNLFNSGIRPAINVGISVSRVGGNAQIKSMKKIAGTLKLDQAAFRELEAFSKFGSDLDATTKRTIERGRRNQEILKQAQYSPVSVAHQVAIIYASTKGLMDTVPVEKARAFEKEFYTLLDTSYPEALELILKGDVDGAGKVLSKAASELAPKFSK; this is encoded by the coding sequence ATGGCAGACGTAAGACCTGATGAAGTTTCGGCAATTTTAAGAGAGCAACTCTCTGGCGCAAGAACCGAAGCTGAACTCGAAGAAGTGGGTACAGTCCTTCAAGTGGGGGATGGTGTAGCTCGTATCTATGGACTTTCTATGGCTCAGTCCGGTGAATTGCTAGAATTCGACAATGGTCTGAAAGCAATGGTACTAAACCTGGAAGAGGACAATGTAGGTGCGGTAATTTTCGGTGATTCCAAATCTGTAAAAGAGGGTGACACGGTAAAAAGGACTAAGCGTATTGCGTCTATTCAGGCAGGTGAAGGAATGCTTGGCCGTGTAGTGGATACCTTGGGTAACCCTATTGACGGTAAAGGCCCTATTTCAGGTGAATTGTATGAAATGCCTTTGGAGCGTAAAGCACCAGGTGTAATCTACCGTCAGCCTGTTACTGAGCCGCTTCAAACAGGTATCAAATCTATCGATGCGATGATTCCAATCGGTAGAGGGCAGAGAGAATTGGTTATCGGTGACCGTCAGACAGGTAAGACTGCCGTGGTAATCGATGCTATCTTGAACCAAAAAGAATTTTACGATAAAGGTGAGCCAGTTTTCTGTATCTACGTAGCAATCGGCCAGAAAGCATCTACCGTTGCCGGTGTAGTTGCAGCACTAGAAAAAGGTGGCGCACTTCCATATACAGTAATCGTGGCAGCTCCTGCTTCTGATCCAGCTCCAATGCAGTTCTTCGCTCCATTTACAGGTGCATCGATCGGTGAGTTCTTCAGAGATACAGGCCGTCCTGCTTTGGTGGTTTATGATGATCTTTCTAAGCAAGCAGTAGCTTACCGTGAAGTATCGCTTCTTTTGAGAAGACCTCCAGGACGTGAAGCTTATCCAGGTGACGTATTCTACCTTCACTCTAGATTGCTTGAGAGAGCTGCGAAAATCAACAAGTCTGACAAGATCGCTCAGGAAATGAACGATTTGCCGGATTCTATCAAGCATTTGGTAAAAGGTGGTGGGTCTTTGACTGCACTTCCGATTATCGAAACTCAGGCTGGTGACGTTTCTGCCTATATCCCGACTAACGTGATTTCTATCACCGATGGTCAGATCTTCTTGGAAACGAACCTTTTCAACTCCGGTATCCGTCCTGCGATCAACGTAGGTATTTCCGTATCCCGAGTAGGTGGTAATGCGCAGATCAAGTCAATGAAGAAAATCGCCGGTACCTTGAAATTGGATCAGGCAGCTTTCCGTGAATTGGAAGCATTCTCCAAATTTGGATCTGATCTGGATGCAACTACCAAGCGTACGATAGAAAGAGGTAGAAGAAACCAGGAGATCTTGAAGCAAGCTCAGTACTCTCCAGTATCTGTAGCACATCAGGTAGCGATCATTTATGCTTCCACTAAAGGCCTGATGGATACTGTTCCTGTAGAGAAAGCGAGAGCATTTGAGAAGGAATTCTACACACTTTTGGATACTTCTTATCCTGAAGCTCTGGAATTGATCCTTAAAGGTGATGTGGATGGAGCTGGTAAAGTTCTTTCTAAGGCTGCTTCGGAATTAGCTCCTAAGTTCTCTAAATAA
- the atpG gene encoding ATP synthase F1 subunit gamma gives MANLKEVKERITSVVSTQQITKAMKMVSAAKLRRAQDKIVQMRPYSQKLTQILNNVSAASEGAADIVFAEKREVQNVLIIPVTSDKGLCGAFNSNIIKAVNLAAATHFAGKNITILPIGKKAFEAFKKRDFKMVSEYYQLFLDLNFDNARSAAEYAMNSFVAGEYDQVALVFNEFKNVATQEVKVEQFLPMAKEDSKEEKTTETDYILEPSRAYIIEELVPTSLKIQFYKAILESNASEHGARMTAMDKATENAGELLKELRLMYNRTRQAAITNEILEIVSGANALEGK, from the coding sequence ATGGCTAATCTTAAGGAAGTAAAGGAACGGATAACCTCAGTAGTCTCTACACAGCAGATTACTAAGGCCATGAAAATGGTTTCCGCTGCCAAACTTAGAAGAGCACAGGACAAAATCGTGCAGATGCGTCCTTACTCTCAGAAGTTGACCCAAATCCTGAATAACGTATCAGCTGCTTCTGAAGGAGCTGCAGATATTGTTTTTGCTGAAAAGCGTGAAGTCCAGAATGTATTGATCATTCCTGTGACTTCGGACAAAGGACTATGTGGTGCTTTCAATTCTAATATTATTAAGGCTGTAAACCTTGCCGCAGCTACCCATTTTGCAGGCAAAAATATCACCATACTTCCCATAGGGAAGAAGGCTTTTGAAGCATTCAAAAAGCGTGACTTTAAGATGGTTTCTGAATATTATCAATTATTCCTAGATCTTAATTTTGATAATGCAAGAAGTGCTGCTGAATATGCGATGAACTCTTTTGTAGCTGGTGAATACGATCAGGTTGCTCTGGTATTCAATGAATTCAAAAACGTGGCTACTCAGGAAGTTAAAGTTGAGCAGTTTTTGCCAATGGCAAAGGAAGACTCTAAAGAGGAAAAGACTACTGAGACTGACTATATCCTTGAGCCTTCCCGTGCTTATATCATTGAAGAACTTGTGCCTACCTCTTTGAAAATCCAGTTTTATAAAGCAATTCTTGAAAGCAATGCTTCTGAGCACGGTGCCAGAATGACTGCCATGGATAAGGCTACAGAGAATGCAGGTGAGTTACTGAAAGAGTTGAGATTGATGTACAATAGAACCCGTCAGGCTGCAATTACCAATGAAATTCTTGAAATTGTCTCCGGTGCCAACGCACTTGAGGGTAAGTAA
- a CDS encoding gliding motility protein produces MKKISRLALVILLFCISCSSERNTFVNRTFHNVTAHYNAYYLADVRLKEVEEEVYQNHKEDYTQVLPVFIPFDSATIQANEEKLSSSRELASKAIEWHKISNWVDDSYFLLGKVDYYQSHFDDAKNTFKYVNVNSKNADLRHQTLATLLRLYVDLGEFENANFTIDYFSKETGISKENRYELYRTLAYYYERRGDRSGVIGALDKALEYSKDKKEASRMNFILAQRYQREGFDALAYEYYGKALAGNPPYERSFYAQLYAQQVAELNASKDLKKVRKYYEELYEDPKNRDLKDVVIYEKALFEEKQGDTEFTLDLLHQAAKEPGSNPRVKGYIYQKLAEINLGVFKDYRATKYYLDSALTFIIENDPVTLEITSQKESLDQYVFHIERIQGNDSLLNLARLPTDEQKLIAENYIKAEEDRLIREAEAKQKPKSTSIFDNLLAFNDRGSGSTFYFDNSVAMQQGAIDFRRTWGNRPLQDNWRRSAVSFQSSSPTITEPKPGDSTATDTQNLLSQLPSLEDLLSEIPNSPEEMETLNLELEESYFELGKLLYFDLKETSLSVDNLETLVREYPTSSKKPEAYYLLYLAQKDLGGNSQQYVSRLNREFPESQYTFSVNNPDAASGNLAYVESSKRYELAYNAYYEGNYQNSKSIIRSALEEYPLTRNTERLLLLDIMNTGKTQSRAVYRERLENFIHNTQDENLVDLARNMLKPLLTAAELAELNPPKLEEGDSTKVDSSELAGTEGDEALAESPYKYKESTTHIFVLAMEPGQAEAAKSLLADLESFHSANFSKEKLRTGEMNMNRENAIYIISPFSNAEKAKEYYKKFQQGFNSEGLPKEVIADAFVISIENFQVLHKNKNLEEYRAFFKSAYK; encoded by the coding sequence ATGAAGAAAATTTCCAGACTAGCATTAGTCATTTTACTTTTCTGCATATCGTGTTCTTCGGAGCGAAATACCTTTGTAAACAGAACATTCCACAATGTTACCGCTCATTACAATGCATACTACCTTGCCGATGTAAGACTAAAAGAGGTGGAGGAGGAAGTGTATCAAAATCACAAGGAAGACTACACTCAGGTACTTCCGGTCTTTATTCCTTTTGACTCGGCGACTATCCAGGCCAATGAAGAAAAACTCAGCTCTTCCCGAGAATTGGCATCCAAAGCTATAGAGTGGCACAAAATCAGCAACTGGGTTGATGACAGCTATTTTCTTCTCGGAAAAGTTGATTATTACCAGTCCCATTTTGACGACGCCAAAAACACCTTCAAATATGTTAATGTAAATTCTAAAAACGCTGATCTGAGACACCAAACGCTGGCCACCCTACTTCGGCTTTACGTTGACTTGGGCGAATTCGAAAACGCCAATTTTACAATTGACTATTTTTCCAAAGAAACCGGCATATCGAAAGAAAACAGATACGAATTGTATAGGACTCTAGCCTATTATTACGAGAGAAGGGGTGATAGAAGTGGGGTAATCGGAGCGCTGGATAAAGCTTTGGAATATTCTAAAGACAAAAAAGAGGCTTCCCGGATGAACTTTATACTAGCCCAGCGATATCAACGGGAAGGGTTTGATGCCCTTGCCTATGAATATTATGGCAAAGCTCTGGCAGGAAATCCTCCTTATGAACGTAGCTTCTATGCACAGTTATATGCACAACAAGTGGCGGAGCTGAATGCTTCAAAAGATCTGAAAAAAGTAAGGAAATACTATGAAGAACTCTACGAGGATCCTAAAAACCGGGATCTCAAAGATGTTGTCATTTACGAAAAGGCTCTCTTTGAAGAAAAGCAAGGGGATACTGAGTTCACCCTGGATTTGCTTCATCAAGCCGCCAAGGAACCAGGAAGCAATCCCAGGGTAAAAGGCTATATCTACCAGAAGCTAGCAGAAATTAATCTTGGGGTTTTTAAAGACTACCGTGCGACTAAATATTACTTGGATTCAGCACTGACTTTCATCATTGAAAATGATCCTGTTACTTTAGAAATCACCAGCCAGAAGGAATCCCTAGACCAATACGTTTTCCATATAGAAAGAATTCAGGGCAACGACAGTTTGTTGAATCTGGCAAGATTACCGACTGATGAGCAAAAATTAATCGCAGAAAACTACATTAAGGCCGAGGAAGATCGTCTGATCCGTGAAGCGGAGGCTAAACAAAAACCCAAAAGCACAAGTATCTTCGACAACCTTCTTGCCTTCAACGACAGAGGTTCTGGCTCTACTTTTTATTTCGACAACAGCGTCGCGATGCAGCAAGGCGCTATTGACTTTAGACGAACATGGGGAAACCGACCTTTGCAGGATAACTGGAGAAGAAGCGCCGTGAGCTTTCAAAGCTCAAGCCCTACTATTACTGAACCAAAACCTGGTGATTCTACTGCTACTGACACCCAAAATCTCTTAAGTCAACTCCCCTCTCTGGAAGATTTACTTTCTGAAATACCGAATTCCCCAGAAGAAATGGAAACCCTAAATCTAGAGCTGGAAGAATCCTATTTTGAACTGGGGAAACTCCTCTACTTTGATCTGAAAGAGACATCGCTGAGTGTTGACAATCTGGAAACCCTTGTACGGGAATATCCAACTTCATCCAAAAAACCTGAAGCCTATTACCTCTTGTATCTGGCACAGAAAGATCTTGGGGGCAATTCACAGCAATACGTCAGTAGGCTCAACCGTGAATTTCCCGAATCACAATATACATTTTCTGTGAACAACCCAGATGCCGCTTCCGGCAATCTCGCTTATGTAGAATCCTCCAAACGATATGAATTAGCCTATAATGCTTACTATGAAGGAAATTATCAGAATAGCAAAAGCATCATCAGATCAGCTTTAGAGGAATATCCATTGACCCGTAATACGGAACGCCTACTACTGCTGGACATCATGAATACAGGAAAAACCCAAAGTCGGGCAGTATATAGGGAGAGGCTGGAAAATTTTATACATAATACCCAAGATGAAAATTTGGTAGATTTGGCAAGGAATATGCTAAAACCTCTGCTCACTGCTGCTGAACTGGCAGAGCTTAATCCTCCAAAATTGGAAGAAGGAGATTCCACGAAGGTCGATAGCAGTGAGCTCGCAGGAACAGAAGGTGATGAAGCTTTGGCAGAATCCCCTTATAAGTATAAAGAATCAACTACCCATATCTTTGTATTAGCTATGGAACCTGGACAGGCTGAGGCAGCCAAAAGCCTTTTGGCTGATTTGGAGAGCTTTCATTCTGCAAACTTTTCCAAAGAAAAGCTAAGAACAGGAGAGATGAATATGAACAGGGAAAATGCGATTTACATAATCAGTCCATTTTCAAACGCTGAAAAAGCAAAAGAATATTATAAAAAATTTCAACAAGGATTTAACTCAGAAGGACTGCCCAAGGAAGTGATAGCTGATGCTTTCGTGATTTCAATTGAGAATTTCCAAGTATTACATAAGAACAAAAATTTAGAAGAATATAGGGCTTTTTTCAAGTCCGCTTATAAGTAA
- the atpE gene encoding ATP synthase F0 subunit C, with translation MLTSILLSAGMALMGAGIGAGIVAIGAGLGIGRIGGQAMESIARQPEAAGKIQTAMLIIAALIEVVSLFAVVVCLLIALNAGGIAF, from the coding sequence ATGTTAACTTCAATCTTATTGTCAGCTGGAATGGCACTTATGGGTGCTGGTATCGGTGCAGGTATTGTTGCGATTGGCGCAGGACTTGGTATCGGTCGTATTGGTGGACAGGCTATGGAATCTATTGCTCGTCAGCCAGAAGCTGCTGGTAAAATCCAAACTGCTATGTTGATCATCGCAGCTTTGATCGAGGTGGTTTCCCTGTTTGCAGTGGTAGTTTGTCTACTTATTGCATTGAATGCAGGCGGTATCGCTTTCTAA
- a CDS encoding F0F1 ATP synthase subunit B, which produces MDLILPSSGLIFWQLFGFLALLFILIKFAWKPMLAAIEERETSIDNALKAAETARNEMANLKAENEKLLAEARLERDVILKKAQDASVKMIEDAKEEAVKTGALMIENAKAVIETEKKAALADVKNQVAVLSLDITEKLLRKNLSDDESQKNLVDGFIKELKLN; this is translated from the coding sequence ATGGATCTGATTTTACCTAGTTCCGGACTGATCTTCTGGCAGTTGTTTGGCTTTTTGGCTCTCTTGTTTATCCTAATCAAGTTTGCATGGAAGCCAATGCTTGCAGCTATTGAAGAGAGAGAGACCAGCATCGATAACGCATTGAAAGCAGCAGAAACTGCCAGAAATGAGATGGCAAATCTTAAAGCTGAAAATGAAAAACTTCTTGCGGAAGCTAGATTGGAAAGAGATGTAATTCTCAAGAAAGCCCAGGATGCTTCTGTGAAAATGATAGAAGATGCGAAAGAGGAAGCTGTAAAAACCGGTGCATTGATGATCGAGAATGCGAAGGCAGTGATAGAAACTGAGAAAAAGGCCGCCTTGGCTGATGTTAAAAATCAGGTTGCAGTCCTTTCTTTGGATATTACAGAGAAATTGTTGAGAAAAAATCTTTCTGATGATGAGTCTCAGAAGAATTTGGTAGATGGTTTCATCAAGGAACTTAAGCTAAACTAA